From the bacterium genome, the window GCAATATTTATAATCATGATCCTGAAAGAAAAAGAAAACTTCTTCTTACAAAAAATGAAATAAGAAAACTCACAGATAAAATAAAAGGTACAGGGGAAACTTTAATTCCGCTAAAAATGTATATTTCAGAAGGATGGGCAAAAGTTGAAATCGGAATTGCAAAAGGGAAAAAACTTCATGATAAAAGAGATGATATTGCCCAAAAATCTGTAAAAAGAGATATTGAAAGAGCGATGAAAAGATTTTAAACGTTCTTATAGGTTGTCATTGCTAATTAAATTTACGGGTTATTGCGGCAGAGGCTTTAGACTCGACGCGGCAATCTATTTTGTTTTTTATAGATTGCTTCGCTATGCTCGCAATGACGATTTTAACGGTTTAGCGATTCGATCTAAATAATTAAAATAACATTAAAAATCCAATGTTTTCAAAAAGTTGACCTTATACTATATTTAGCAATTTAATTGATACTAATTTAATTGTCTTTAAAAAATCTTTTGTTTTTTCAAAAAAAGGAATATAATTATTCAACGTAAAGCATATTTGACATAACCTGAAGCAAAGATTAGTTTTAATAAAAATTCCAAAATAGCTTATAAATTAAGAGTAGCCGGTTCTTATAGAAAGGGAAAATCGCATGCAATGGTTTAGAAATTTAAAAATTATGCAAAAGCTTTTAATTTTGATTGGGTTTTGTGTCTCTTTTATTTTAGTAGTCGGCATTGTCGGTTATCATTTTACCAATAAAGCGGCAAACGATATGACGAGCATGTTTTTTGACAGGCTTATCCCTGTTGAACAATTAAATATTGTTCGAAGCAATTCAAACCAGATTCAAGCTGATTTATTTGAAATGACAACATCAAAAAATAAAGCTAAAACCGAAGAATTAACAAAATCAACTAACGAACTTGTTGAACAATCAGATGAATTAATAGCTGCTTATTCCAAAACCAAACTTGACCCTTATGAAATAGAAAACTTGCCTAAACTTAAACAAATAATTGATGAAAACAAGTCAGGCATCCAAAAAATCATAGAATTATGCCAATCCGAAAATTATACGGCAGGGTATAATTTAGTCATAAAAGATATGGGGAACTTTGATAAAGCCGCAGATATAGCACTCGGATTAGCTCAGTACAACAAAAAAGTTGCAACTGAAATTAACACCCAAAACGACAAAGATGCTGCTTTAGCAACCATTATTATTTTTTCAACCATAATCCTTGCCTTTATTGTATCAATTTTTTCAGGCTATTTACTGGCAAGCTGGCTCTCAAAGAGATTAAAAACAGTAGTTGACAGACTTCAAGAATTTGAAAAAGGAAATCTTTCTAAGGAAAGTGTAATAATTCGCGCCAATGATGAAATAGGCGAGATTGGCAAAGGACTAAATAATACTCAAGAAAGCTTGCGCAACCTTATTATGCAGGTGTCTCAATCAGCGGAAGATATCTCGGCAAGCTCGGAAGAAATGAGTGCATCCT encodes:
- the smpB gene encoding SsrA-binding protein SmpB; this translates as MSKDKKNKQEKVAASNKKAFHEYSIMEKYQAGIVLTGTEIKSVRAGRVTLKDSFAKIEKGEVWLYKSHISPYEMGNIYNHDPERKRKLLLTKNEIRKLTDKIKGTGETLIPLKMYISEGWAKVEIGIAKGKKLHDKRDDIAQKSVKRDIERAMKRF